A region of the Pochonia chlamydosporia 170 chromosome Unknown PCv3seq00023, whole genome shotgun sequence genome:
AGCGCAGAGTAGCTGCTGTTGAATGCGAGCGTGCTTATGGTTGTAACCCCAGGCCGCTCCGTAAGGGATGGTAATTGTGAGATTGGTTGTAGCTTTCCACCGTTGCCCCACTTGTGCCCCAGGCTCAATTGTACCCCCCATTCCCAACTGCTGGACTGCCGAGGCCAATAATGGAATCACACGGTGGACTCCGGGGGGACCCTTCGTGGCTTGAGCTCAATCCGGTTTCATCTGGACGGTTCTGGATATAATGGAGTGCAGTTCATGTTGGATACGCCTTGACAGGGATTGCGATGATTGGTGGCGGCGTATTTCCCTGCCAAGCCGCCGCGGTAGTGTGTTCCTGAGCAATGTGGTTGGCCACACGACACGTGCCCATAGCCGCAGTGTCACACAAACAACCAGTCCCACGCTCCATACCACGCTCGGTCAGGTCCTCACGGAACACAGACGCTATAAtgcgtggtgtttggacCTACGTCGAGATCAAGGCTCACACACGCCGTCTCAGGcgccgccagcagcttcGTTTCCAAGAACTGCACCACAAAAGCAGGTCTTTCCCTTGCAAGGGCTCCGAACTACCGTACCTCTGACTCGTACTCTTCAGGATAATTCCCATAGATCTGTATGATGCCAATTATGTTACCTGTGGAGCTAATTATCTCACGTACGTTGTTCCACGGTGAACTATGATAGTGGTGGCGGACCTTCTCTGGCCCTGACGGTTCCAATCGGCATCGTCGCTTTATGGTCGATCACGAGCGCATACGTTCCAATCACCGTTGGGTCTCTCGGTCCCTGCAATGGTATCTTTCTTAAGTGGCGTCCGATGCTCAATAGTCCCAGTTGAATGGCTGGCTGCGCCTCAGCTCAGAACGAAGCTATTCCCTTTGGGCTTTCCGCGCAAGTATTTCGCCTGTTGTGCATGGAGACGGCCCGAATAAGACCAAGGGAGTATCGGTCGATGATACGGATGCGGAGTGCTAGTCTGGTTCAATAATTCCATCGACCTGAGGGCAGTGGAAGTGTCCAGGTATAAAGATGAGGAATGTCGCTGTAAAGTCAGTTAAGTTTCGACAGAATTTCAACCAGATACCGCGCACTATACCCCGGCCACGCTCGCCACCGTGAAGTTCAAATGCACTTCGTTACCTTATACGTTATGGCTCTAGCCTCTCCAGTCCTAAgcaaggctggagatggcgatTGGGCAGGACCTTATGATAAAGCAATCGCCGCCCTGCCGCGATTGTCACAGCAAGACAAGATCAATATGGTTACCGGTTATAGTCGGGATGAGAGCTGCACCGGGTTGACACGGGTAGTTCCTTCTATTGGGTACCCGGCTCTCTGTCTCCAGGATGGCCCTCTCGCGTGAGTGATGCCGACGAATATAACTGTTCAAAGTATCTGATACATCCTAGCGTCAAATTCTTATTAAAGAATGCGACAGTCTTTCCGGCTGGGATCCAGGCGGCCAGCACATGGGATACGTCGCTGATCTATTCGAGAGGGTTTGCTCTCGGCACCGAGTCAAAAGCGGCCggcgtccatgtcctcctcgGGCCAGCGGGTGGTCCTCTTGGGAAGATTCCAGCCGGAGGTCGGAATTGGGAAGGATTCTCCCCTGATCCTTACCTAACAGGCATCGCAATGGCAAACACCATTAACGGTATGCAAGCAGCTGGGGTTCAAGCTTGCGCAAAACATGTCATTGGCAATGAACAAGAGAAAAATCGGCACACAATCAGCTCGAACATCGACGATCGGACAAATCATGAGCTCTATCTCTGGCCTTTTGCTGACGCCATTAAAGCTAACGTGGCCTCAATCATGTGTTCGTACAACTTGGTCAATCGCACTCATGCTTGTGAAAataagctgctgctgcagggCCTGCTAAAGGACGAGCTTGACTTTCAAGGATATATTGTGAGCGACTGGGGTGCGCAGCACTCTACAGCCGAGAGCGCCAATGCCGGGTTAGATATGGCCTTCCCTTTCCCAACTTATGACCCAGTATACTGGGGCGGCAATCTCACAGATGCAATATCTAGGTTTGTCTTCTATTCCGAAGCTAAGCGAGATGAACGGATATTGACTAGGATATAGCAACAATGTCTCTCAAAGCCGTCTTGATGACATGGTCACACGTATCTTGGCCGGATGGTATTTAGTGGGCCAAGACAGTGGCTACCCTCCTTCGAACGTCTCTGTGCCGAATGACCACAAGATGTTGGCAAGGAAAATAGCGCGAGACGGCATCGTTCTTCTGAAGAATGATAACAACACACTACCTCTGAAGAAATCCGACAGGTTGGCGATAATCGGGGCAAATACCACCGCGGACACAGTGTATCAAGGTGGCGGCTCGGGAGCTGCGGAAGCTCCACAACTCGTGACTCCACTTGATGCAATAATGAAAGCAGGCACGGTTGTTGCGAACTCGACTAGCAATGACCCAAGCAACGGCGCTATGGCGGCAAACGCAGCAGCGACGGCGGTGGTATTTCTCAGCTCTTATTCAGCCGAAGAGTTTGATGGAGGCGACCGATCTAATTTAAACCCTGATAGGAGCGGCAACGAACTTGTGGAAGCGGTCAACAACACTGGAAAGCCTACGATCGTCGTGATCCATAGCGTTGGGCCACTAATTCTCGAACCCATCCTGGCACTTCGTAACGTGGTTGCCATTATTTGGGCCGGCCTTCTAGGACAGGAGTCCGGAAATGCGCTAGTCGACGTACTCTATGGGGATTCAACGCCGTCTGGAAAGCTCCCTTACACGATTGCGATGAAGGAGGCCGACTACGGGActgccatcaccaacgaAGCCAGTGACGATTTTCGGGAGGGACTCTATATTGATTACAGACACTTTGACAAAGAAGGCCTGGAGCCAAGATATGCGTTCGGGTATGGTCTTTGTAAGTGCTCGCAGTAgttgcttggcaagctcttATTGTCACGCAAGGTCCTGGATCTTGGGCTAACTTCTCGAAGCATACACCACATTCGACTATGCCGACCTTACTGCGTTTCTGGTAGAGGAACCCGCTACGAATACGCTTGCTCCTGGCGGCAACACGAGCCTTTACGACACCATCGCTAATGTGTCTGTGACGATCAAGAATACCGGCAAACGTGTCGGTGCCGAAGTAGCTCAACTCTACGTCGGCTTCCCTCCTTCGGTGCCAGATACGCCGGCCAAGCAGCTTCGCGGCTTCAGGAAGATCAGCCTCCAACCCGGCGAGCATGGGACAGTTACGTTTGAACTGAGGAGGAAGGACCTGAGCTACTGGAATGTAACATCCCAGGAATGGGTCATGCCCAGTGGAGTGTTCAATATCTCTATTGGTGCAAGCTCGCGCGACATAAGGTTAACAAATACCATATCGACTAACCGTCTGATAAACGCGAACTCCACTATTCAGGCCGAGGCACACACCTCCAACAACGGAACGCAAACCGAGCGAACCTTGGATGCGGATGGGGGTATTAATGTGGGCTGGATTCATAGCGGGAACTGGCTTGGCTATGGCAATGTCGAATTCGGCAGCAACGGCGCCACAAATTTTACCGCGCGAGTCTCATCCGGGGCAGCGAGTGGTATTGAGGGCCAAGTCCGAATCACGCTAGACAGTCCGACAGCAACGCCCATTGGCAACTTCTCCGTCTCAAACACCGGCGGTTGGCAGAGTTGGAAGACCGTCTCGACCAACATTAGCCCTGCGACTGGAATGCATACAGTCTATTTAACCTTTGTGAGCGACCAGGACGCTGActtcgtcaatgtcgatTGGCTCAGCTTTTCCAATTGACCAGCTTGGCAGAAGGCAGTGTGAGATCCGACGATTCCTTCTCGGCCCTCACTTCACTGGAACCGCTAGTACGCACTGAACAATGTAGGAATGGGGGTGGGTGGGCTTTCCGTGGACGAATAGTCGGTCTGAGAGCTCCTCGTATTAATTACTGTCAGACAATTGGCTCCACAGGGATCACAGTGGGCATTGTGTTAATTGATGAGAATTATGTTTCTTTCTATCTAATGGCTGACACTATATCAGCTTCTTATGACAGTCGGGAGCGGCACTTGAGGCCAATTGAGCTGCTACCGGATTCGACGCATAATGGCTCCAACGTGCTCAACATGTGCAACTAGCCAGCGCTGCCCCCCATGCGCCGACGAACCGTACTACTACTACTGTACAAAGGGTCCGGAGTATGATACTATAACAGCACAGTATAAAACCGGAATCACGACGGACCcagtttcctttctcaaaGGAGTTCCTGAGTTGTGGCTGCTTTAACCTGAGCAGTCCCTGAGTCTCACTGAGTTACCTGAGCGCCcctgagccaacctgagccaacctgagccaacctgagcaaCTCCCGGAGTTTCCCTGAGCTACTTGCTATTGGTGATACTGTATCATCATGCTCCCTTTTGACCCAAGAACGATTACGCGGACTCTACGCGGCCATCATGCACACGCCTCTTGTGACCCGCTTCATGTGAGATAAGAATCAGGAGAACAACCAATTAATTACTTGGAAATCATTCTATTACATGAGATTTATGACGATCCTCGGTGTCTCCGATAGCTGCCTAGACTCAATCTCCAGACGAAACGCTGAATTGGAGTCATACGAGTCCCCTGATCGTTATGATGGATACTCGTGGAATCATGAGGCTCCGTAAGCCCTCTCCTTACCTGAAGCTCTAAGTCTTTTCTCTGATTCATGCCACATTTAGTGGAGTATGATCATCAACCTAGCTCTGTGCAAAAAATATTGGACGCTTATGATTCCCTCCTTCTTTGCGTCTGGTTGGGATACTCTATCGTGAGCAGGACTCATAGAGGTTTGCTTGGGGTTGGCCACACAGCCAGATAGTCGACTACGATCAATTTGGTCATGCAAACATAGATTCTATATAGAGAATTCAAAGGCGGTTGAATTTCTCGTAATACTCTAATAATCACGTACATCTACACTAAGGTGTGTTCTGAGAGGAATTGTGGTGCATGGGCCGGCGGGTTTTGAAGGAAACCGTGATGGGGAGAACGCGACAATGATAAATGACGCTACAAACTATTCTCAATTCTCACTTATGTCATCTCGGCATTTATTTCGTTGTGCTCGTCGAGTAGGGTGATGCTGTTTGATACCTACACCAACGATATGCCTTCGTTGTGCAAAAGGCATAACTACGGCAAATCGCAAATATTACTTACAAAATGTTGTCTGTGGGTGCGAATTCAGGTTACACCCAAGTGGTGGAGTGTGTGGCCACAAATGACTTGTCAAATGTTTAGTTGATTGGTCCCTCGAcgagctggaactggctcAACGTAGCGCCCCTGTAAAAGCGCCAGAAATGACCATTTTCTGATGCGTCATGGACGTGACGTAGGGTGTTTTGCCGATTTAGATTAGTTATGGGCCGATTTGGCATTCAAGAATGATAAATAAATGCCATAAAAGGCTTCTGATCACTGGTTGATCGGCTGTTGGCTGTAGAGTTGGTCCTGTTGCTTTCCCGAAGTGGGTCTCCCTTACCCCTGCAGGAGCCAAAAATAGCTTACCTTAAGTGTGGGAAGTTTTGGACGTCCACACAACATATAGTACACGGGAAATGGCTGATATGAAGTTTATTTGAAGCGTCACCGCCCTCTTATCTTCGCTTTTTGAGACAGCTTCCTAGGAATACTTGCGCATTTTCCATGCTTTTATGCCTCTATGGTCTGGAAAGCCGTCGGTTTTTGTATGAGTTTTATTCACATCGATAAAGCATTTTATCTTGCGACTCAGGCGGGCATGCAGGTTAGTAAACCAGCAATATCGCTCGAGGAAGACAAAAAAATATGGAGTGTGCTTTACTATCCATACAACGAAAGCAGAGAGATGCCCACCATAAAACTAGCTCGGGAGGCTTAGACGGGGATgtcgaacattgaagaatacTCATGCAAGGCAAGATCCATGAATGAAGGCTACGTACGCAGACCGGGCCGTCTGATTTGAACTAAGCATGGCTTGAGGCACAGCTGACAAAAGTAGAGGGACGTGCGTTCTCCTCTACCCCTACTACCAATTCTAGACTGGTTCTGTGTCCATCAACGAGATGAAGTTTTGGAGCGACATGCTTACTACGTGTTGACCGTACAGACTGCCTTATTGTGCAGTGAACAGAGCTCCTGCAATAGGCATGGGACTTAGCAGTTATGCTGATGAGCTTCACAAGCTACAAAAACACAGTTAAGGCCGACACCCCGAAGTATCCGTGCTCATGTGTTTCAACGTGTCGTTGATGGGGAAACAGGACCAGCGAAGATGTCCGTGATGAACTCTACCCAAAATGTACGTCTGCGAcgggaggaggcggaggcaCAACGGTGCTTCGGCAAAAGAGTTACTGCGGAGAGCTGCGTGATTCTCAGTATTTAAAGGGGCTGGAACCCCTCGATACTCTTGGGGAACTTTGACAACTAAAAATCTGACTGTTCCTGCACACTTTCTGCCGACGTTAGAGCCGAGTTACTACGCTCCTATTTAAGCCCTCTCTAACCATCATGGCTGCGCGAAGCGTACGAGTACGTCCTTTACCTGATCGACTAGAGGCTTTGGATGATGTGATATCAATATCATCCGATTGCGATTCTGATGACTCGCTTCCTTCCATCTCTGCGATTGTGGCATCTATGTCTATCCCCCGACTAGTTCGTACGGAGAGCATCAGCGAGCACTCGCAAGTCATGCTTAGGGGTATGGTAAAGGCTAGCTGTAGTGCGAGAGGACGACAACTTTGACTGAGAATAATAGAAGCGAGCCTGCGGGGAGAACACTCGGGCCGCTGGTACAACTACGTCATATCTTGGCACATACTGATAAGCTAATCAATCAGTATCAGTAACATGGGtaatcaatcaatcagtaTCAGTATGGGCCTTATCAATCAGTActgcttgttgagaagtcTGCGTGANNNNNNNNNNNNNNNNNNNNNNNNNNNNNNNNNNNNNNNNNNNNNNNNNNNNNNNNNNNNNNNNNNNNNNNNNNNNNNNNNNNNNNNNNNNNNNNNNNNNaatgacgtgaatccctctggcaagaggaggacaacaagtttAGGCATacacaagcaattgacaggctattgaattCAGTAACTTTTGTGTAGCAATAAACATTTGGAACCGCAAAACGCGACAAAAACAGTCAATGCGGAGTACGAGGTAAGACACTTATGGCTGCGGGCTGTCAGGACGTTCCACGTGTTTTGGTTCGGAACTTAGCCGGATTCACGCAGGGTTGTCTTGAAGGCGCTGGCATGTGATACTGTCAGATTGTGGCAGTGTCGTaaataatataaacaatacGTATagtgttgcttccaccgccgtctttggcggcggagccagcagcctgagaatggcttcaaacggcggctgaaacagacctcacgtgaggaggcctcaacaccaacacagaggcacgttatctatagctagatgaattcaacaagcatcaaaaaACCAGTTACAAGTACCCCAAATCccgtgataattatcacccgaatagaagccttgcgcttccttattggcaatattgtcaagatcaggtcgctcattcaaagcaagcacaatatgctattgtcaaataAATGCTGTCATTTAAAGGACCATTAAAACAGTTTGGAGaaaggaagggaaaaagggcaaaaaaaaaaaaaattttTTTCGATCAGTGGTCTTTTACTCCATGTGACAAGGTGAACATCATTGGAATCGCATAACGCGACAGTTATGTGTGCCACTTGTGGTTTGGCCTTCTCGCAGTTGCGGTACTGAATATCCCACCGAAGTGTGCCCGATCAACGAAGGCCCAACCGCACCCCAGAAAGCTGAACCGCGTTGCTGCCTAATGGTGAAACATCTGGCCAACTTAGCTGCATAACGAGTATCGGCAAGGCGCTTATGCCACTGCTCGGTGGCTCGTCCGGGGTGACTTCTGAGTCCTGGATGA
Encoded here:
- a CDS encoding beta-glucosidase (similar to Aspergillus terreus NIH2624 XP_001216552.1); protein product: MALASPVLSKAGDGDWAGPYDKAIAALPRLSQQDKINMVTGYSRDESCTGLTRVVPSIGYPALCLQDGPLAVKFLLKNATVFPAGIQAASTWDTSLIYSRGFALGTESKAAGVHVLLGPAGGPLGKIPAGGRNWEGFSPDPYLTGIAMANTINGMQAAGVQACAKHVIGNEQEKNRHTISSNIDDRTNHELYLWPFADAIKANVASIMCSYNLVNRTHACENKLLLQGLLKDELDFQGYIVSDWGAQHSTAESANAGLDMAFPFPTYDPVYWGGNLTDAISSNNVSQSRLDDMVTRILAGWYLVGQDSGYPPSNVSVPNDHKMLARKIARDGIVLLKNDNNTLPLKKSDRLAIIGANTTADTVYQGGGSGAAEAPQLVTPLDAIMKAGTVVANSTSNDPSNGAMAANAAATAVVFLSSYSAEEFDGGDRSNLNPDRSGNELVEAVNNTGKPTIVVIHSVGPLILEPILALRNVVAIIWAGLLGQESGNALVDVLYGDSTPSGKLPYTIAMKEADYGTAITNEASDDFREGLYIDYRHFDKEGLEPRYAFGYGLSYTTFDYADLTAFLVEEPATNTLAPGGNTSLYDTIANVSVTIKNTGKRVGAEVAQLYVGFPPSVPDTPAKQLRGFRKISLQPGEHGTVTFELRRKDLSYWNVTSQEWVMPSGVFNISIGASSRDIRLTNTISTNRLINANSTIQAEAHTSNNGTQTERTLDADGGINVGWIHSGNWLGYGNVEFGSNGATNFTARVSSGAASGIEGQVRITLDSPTATPIGNFSVSNTGGWQSWKTVSTNISPATGMHTVYLTFVSDQDADFVNVDWLSFSN